The Pseudomonadota bacterium sequence TCCGTGTCTTCAGGGGTTAAAGGCGGTTCGTCATAAGGTTCTGTGGAGCCCTGAATTCGGAACATAGCAGGGAGACCCGAAGTAATATATATATCCGAGGCATCCATCTGATTCATATATCTTAAATATTCTAAAATATCGGTCATAATTCATTACCTCTGCTGCGCAGATTGAGGCAGATAAAAAGCCACCTCATCTCTTGTAACAATATTTTTTGCAAGCAATTCGGTAACTGAAGCTTCCATTGTCTGCATACCAAGGGCCTTGCTTGTTTGCATAATGGATGGTATCTGGGCAATCTTACCCTCCCGGATGAGGTTCCTTACAGCAGGATTACCGATCATAATCTCAAAGCCTGCAACCCTGCCCTTTCTATCTTTTCGCCTGAACAATGCCTGTGTTATAACTGCTTGTATGGACTCGGAAAACATTGATCTAACCTGTGCCTGCTGAGCCGCAGGAAAAACGTCTATAACCCTGTCAACTGTTTTCGGTGCTCCGCTTGTATGCAATGTTCCAAAAACAAGGTGTCCTGTCTCTGCAGCGGTAAGTGCAAGGGAAATGGTCTCCAAATCCCTCAATTCGCCAACAAGAATCACATCAGGATCTTCACGAAGAGCACTCCTCAATGCATTGGAAAAACTTTTTGTATGAGGTCCAAGTTCGCGTTGATTAACAAGGCAGCCCTTCGATTGATGGACAAACTCGATCGGATCTTCGACAGTCAGTATATGTCCCTTTTCTTCCCGGTTTATTAAGTCAACCATTGCCGCAAGGGTCGTGGACTTGCCACTACCGGTCGGGCCTGTAACAAGGACAAGCCCTTTTTCCAATCTGGAAATATCCATAAAAACCTTGGGTAGGTTCAATTCTTCGAAGGTAGGTATCTTTGTTGGAATTGTTCTGAAAACAGCAGCATCGCCTCTCTGCTGTTTAAAAACATTCACTCTGAACCTTGCAATATCGCCAAGAGCAAAAGAAAAATCCAGTTCAAGATTCTCCTCAAAAACCTTTCTCTGCTGATCGTTCAGAATATCATATATCATGTTATGGACTTCATCCTTGTCCATGGGCGGCACCTCAATCTTCATCATATCCCCGTTTATCCTCACAACAGGAGGCTCGCCGGAACTGACATGCAGGTCAGAACCTTTATTGTCAACCATAAAAATCAATAATTCAGATACATCCAT is a genomic window containing:
- a CDS encoding type IV pilus twitching motility protein PilT, translating into MDVSELLIFMVDNKGSDLHVSSGEPPVVRINGDMMKIEVPPMDKDEVHNMIYDILNDQQRKVFEENLELDFSFALGDIARFRVNVFKQQRGDAAVFRTIPTKIPTFEELNLPKVFMDISRLEKGLVLVTGPTGSGKSTTLAAMVDLINREEKGHILTVEDPIEFVHQSKGCLVNQRELGPHTKSFSNALRSALREDPDVILVGELRDLETISLALTAAETGHLVFGTLHTSGAPKTVDRVIDVFPAAQQAQVRSMFSESIQAVITQALFRRKDRKGRVAGFEIMIGNPAVRNLIREGKIAQIPSIMQTSKALGMQTMEASVTELLAKNIVTRDEVAFYLPQSAQQR